Part of the Pseudarthrobacter sp. L1SW genome, CTACCTCCTTCCCTGGTGTTCGTCCAGGAGACGCGCGCAGCGGATGAAGCCGAGGTGTGAATACGCCTGCGGATGGTTCCCTAAGTGGGTCTCCGTACCGGGGTCGTACTCCTCCGGGAGCAGCCCGGTGGGACCGAAAAGGTTCACCAGTTGGTCGAACAGGTCCCAGGCCTCGTCGATCCGCCCAACGGCCACATAGGCTTCGATCAGCCAAGTGGTGCAGATGTGGAACCCGCCCTCCAGGCCCGGCAGCCCGTCGTCGTACCGGTACCGGAAGACGGTGGGACCCACCCGAAGTTCCCGCTCCACCGCGGTGACGGTGTCCAGGAAGCGCTGGTCCGTGACGTCCAGAAGGCCGGAGAGGCCGATGTGCAGGACGGCGGCATCGAGGTCCGGGCTGTCGTAGGCCACGGTGTAGGACTTCGCCGACTCGTCCCAGCCCTCGCGCAGCACCTCCTCACGGATGGTGCCTGCCATGCGTGCCCAGGCAGGATCCGGTTCCCTGCCGTGGCGGTCAGCCGTCCGGAGCGCCCGGTCCAGGGTCACCCAACACATCACTTTCGAGTAGACATGGTGGCGCGCTGCCCGACGGGCCTCCCAGATGCCGTGGTCCGGCTCGTGCCAGCGTGCCAAAACGGCTGAGGCCATCTGCACCATCAGCTCCCAATGGTCATCGGCGAGCGCGCCCTCCCGTTCACTCAGGGCATGGATCAGTTCGGCAACCGGGCCAAAAACGTCCAGCTGGACCTGGTGGTCCGCGGCGTTGCCGATCCTGACCGGGCGGGAGCCGGCGTAGCCGGGAAGGCTGTCGACGACGGCCTCCGTGGAGAGCGGGGCGCCCGTCACCGAGTACAGGGGGTGCAGCCATTCGGGGCCGGGTGCGTGTTCGAGGATCCGGCCCAGCCACTCCAGGAACCCGGCGGCCTCCGCCGTGGATCCGAGGTCCACCAGCGCATTGACCGTCATGGACCCGTCCCGCAGCCAGCAGTACCGGTAGTCCCAGTTCCTTGTCCCGCCGATTCCCTCAGGCAGCGAGGTGGTGGGGGCCGCGAGGACGGCACCCGTGGGCTCATGCACCAGGGCGCGGAGCACCAGGGCAGACCGCCGCACCAGGGAGGGTTTGACGGAGGGCAGGACAAGCCGCTGCACCCACTGGCGGGCGTGCAGGGCCACCCCGGCCCGCCGTTCCGTCTCCCCGCCGGGGTCCGCGGGCTGCGGTTCGGTATCGCCGCAGCGCAGGTTGAGCACGACGGGCCCGTCCTGCAGGTTCACCGCCGCGGTGGCCGTGGCATGGCGCCCGTCCGAAGTGATGCTGAAGGTGACGCCCGGCGCGAACAGGATGATGGGTTCCGAGGTTCCCACCACATGCAGTTCCCCGCCGCGGGCCTCCATGCTGAACGGGGCGTTGGCGTAGTCCGGCCGCGGCGCAAAGGTGATCCTCGCGGCCCCATGGCCGGTGAGCACCCGGACCAGGCTGGTAATGCCGTCCGGCGCAGGCTCCAGGTAATCGGTAACGGTGACATCCGCCCACCGGGTTTCCACAATCATGGTGCTGTCCACGTAACGCTGCCCCAGCACCTGGGAGGCTTTGACCGGCTCCACGGAGAAGTGCCCGGCCGCGTCACCGCCCAGGATGTGGGCGAACAGGGATCCGGAGTCCGGCAGCGGGTGGCTCATCCAGCAGACCTTCGCGTCCGGCGTCAGCAGCGCGGTGGAGGACCCGTTCCCGAGCATCGTGTGCCGTTCAAGGCCCACCGCGTCCTCGCCGAACAGCCAGGCCCGCCGCAGTTCGAAGAGGAGTGCCAGGACGCGGGCGAAGGCTTCCGGGTCGCGGACGCGGTGGGCGGCAGCGGTGGCCCCCGGTCCTACCTTGAGGCCGAGGTCCGGCCCGCGCAGGGTGGCGATGGCCAGTTCGTCGCTGTGGGCGTCCCCGGCGAACATCGCCGCGCTGGCTCCGAGCCGGGACCGGAGGGCCTCCAGCGCCTCGGCCTTGGATGGTTCCACCACGGACAGGTCCAGCACGGAGCCGTCCACGATGAAGAACAGCCCGTGGGCGCGGGCAATCTCCCGGGCTGTTTCCGTCACGGACTCCACCACCTCCGGCGGTGCCGGCCGGGTGTGGACGGAAACCGCTACCGGTTTGCGTTCAATCCAGATGCCCTTCTGGAACCCCACGGCCTCGTTGAGCGCTGCATTCACCTTCTGCAGGACGGATTCGGTGGCCAGGGTCTGCGCGTGCGCGAAACCCATGTCCGATTCAGCCCCGTGGGAGCCGATCAGGTGCACCTCCACCGGCAGCCGTGATACCGCCGCCAGGTCACGGAGCGAGCGGCCCGAAATGATCGCCGCGTGGGTGTTGGGCAGGGCAGCCAAAGCCCGCAGGGCAATGGCCGCACTGCCCAAGGGGAGGATCTCGGTGGAGATGCCTTCGGCGTCGCACAGGGTCCCGCCGTAGTTGCAGGCCACCAGCAGGCCCGGAACGCGTGCCAGCACCTTGAGTTCGGCCAGGAGCGCAGGAGTGAGGCCGTTGTCCGCCGCATCCGACTGGATGAAGGCCCGGAGCATGTCCAGCGGGAGGGAGCGGGTGAGCAGTGCAGAGTCCGCCACGCTTTGGTTTAACGGCGTTGGCATCCAGGTACCCCTTTGAAGCCGAACCAGGCCGGGACTTCAGCCGCTGGATCGCCAGCGGACTACCGGTTGGTGCCCCTCCCGGGAATCCCAGTAATTCCCGAGGGGGCAGCTTCCATGGTCAGCCCCGGCAGTTTCCCCCGAAAGTCCCTTTCATTGCGTATGTGTAAAAGTCCGACGGCGGGACCGCGCCGGTCTCACGCAGGGCAGCCTCTTGCACCACGACGGCGGCGCCCGCCGCGCGAAAGCGGAGAACCCGTCGTCGTGCTTTCCCAAAAGGGTGCCGGGCTGACGAACGGACGCCCGGCGGGTGCCGGGCGTGACGCAGCTCGGAAGTGGGCACCCGGAAACTACACCTGGACCAGCCCGGCAGCCTCGGCGAGGAGCTCCACCGACCGCAGCCGCGCCTCGGTTCCGGTGCTCTGGTGGGCAACAATCAGTTCGTCGGCGTCGGCGTGCCGGCCAAAGCTGTCCAAGTAGTCGATGACAACGTCGGGCGTGCCCACCGCGGAGTAGGTCATCATCTGGGAGACGTGCTGGCCCTGCGGGGAGTCGAGGATCATGTCCGCTTCGTCGTCGGTGAACTCGCGCCCCCCGCCGAAGAACAGGGACACGCGGGCGCGCTTCGTGGCCTGCATCATGGCCTGCGCCTCCGAGGCGGAATCCGCGGCGATCACGTTGACGCCGGCAATAACGTGCGGTGCCTCCAGCTGCGCCGAGGGCTTGAACTCGCGGCGGTACAGGGCCACCGCATCCTGCAGCGCGTTCGGCGCAAAGTGGGAGGCAAAGGCGTACGGCAACCCGAGCTGGGCAGCAAGGCGGGCGCCGAACAAGGAGGATCCGAGGATGTAGAGCGGGACGTTGGTGCCCTTGCCGGGGGTGGCCTCAACCCCCTGGATCCGGGTAGGGCCGGTGAGGTAGCCCTGCAGTTCCAGGACATCCTGGGGGAAGCTGTCCGCTGACATGGGGTCCCGCCGCAGCGCGCGCATGGTGTTCTGGTCGCTACCGGGGGCGCGGCCCAGGCCAAGGTCGATCCGGCCCGGGTGCAGGGTTTCCAGGGTGCCGAACTGCTCCGCGATGGTCAGTGGCGAGTGGTTCGGCAGCATGACGCCGCCGGCACCGAGGCGAATGCTTTCCGTCTGCGCGGCCACGTGGGCGATGAGGACGCTGGTGGCCGACGAGGCGATGGAGGACATGTTGTGGTGCTCCGCGTACCAGACGCGCCGGTAGCCGAGCTTCTCGGCGCTCTGCGCCATGGCCACGCTGCCCGCGAAGCTCTCCGCCGCCGTCTGGCCCTTGCCAATGGTTGCCAGGTCAAGGATGGAGAGGGGAAGAGTCACGGTAGGTGCCGGCCTTTCAGGAACGTTTTGGAGGGAGGCACCCGCAGGATCGTGGCGGGCACGCAAAGCATAACGACGGCGGCCCCCGGCTTATTTCTGTGACTTGCGGAATACTCAGCAAACTTATGATGTTGCCGCCCCTATGAGCCTAGAGACAACGAACCAGCTGGAACTGTCAGAAACGATCGACCTGAAGGACCTGGGAACCGTGCACCGGCTTGGCTTCGGTGCCATGCGCATCGTGGGTGACGGCGTCTGGGGTGAGCCCGCGGACCGCCGCGCCGCCGTGGAGGTGGTGCGCCGCGCCGTCGAACTCGGCGTGGACTTCATCGACACCGCAGATTCCTACGGCCCCAACATCAGCGAGGAAATCCTGGCCGAAGCGCTGTACCCGTACAAGGACGGGCTGAAGATCGCCACGAAAGTGGGCTTCACCCGCACAGGTCCCAACAAGTGGATCCCGGTGGGCCGCCCGGAGTACCTGCGCCAGCAGGCCGAGCTGAGCCTGCGGAAACTCAAGGTGGACACCCTGGACCTGCTGCAGCTGCACCGGATCGACCCCAAGGTGGACGCCGAGGAGCAGTTCGGCGTGCTCCGTGAACTCCAGGACGAGGGGAAGGTCCGGGCATTGGGCCTCTCGCAGGTCAGCGTGGCGGAGCTTGAGGCTGCCGGGAAGCACTTCACCGTTTCCACTGTCCAGAACCGGTACAACCTGACGGACCGGAGCTCCGAGGACGTCCTGCGGTACTCGGAGGAGAACGGCATCGGTTTCATTCCGTGGGCTCCCATTTCCGCGGGCGAGCTGGCCCAGCCGGGCGGGCCATTGGATGAGGCGGCCAAGCGTTTGGGCGCCACCACTTCCCAGGTTGCACTGGCCTGGCTGCTGCGCCGCTCCCCCGTGATGATGCCCATTCCCGGCACCGGGTCGGTGAAGCACCTGGAAGAAAACATGGCCGCGGCCGGCATCACCCTGGACCAGGACACCTACGCTGAACTTGAAGCAGCGGGCGAGTAGAAAATTACAGACAGGAGCAAAATCATGGCAAACATCCTGATGGTTGTATCCGCAGCCGATTCCCTCACCATGAAGGACGGCAGCAAGCACCCCACCGGCTACTGGGCAGAGGAACTGGTGGTGGCACACCAGACCCTGGTGGACGCCGGCCACACCGTCCACATCGCCACCCCCGGCGGCGCGAAGCCCACCGTGGACCAGGTCAGCCTGGCCGCTGAGTCGACCGGCGGCGAGGACCGGGCGAAAGCTTTCCGGGACTACCTCGCGTCGATCGACGGCGAGCTCTCGCGCCCGCTGGTGCTGGCCGACGTCGACCCTTCCGGTTATGACGCCGTGGTGATGCCGGGCGGGCACGGCCCCATGGCCGACCTGTACCAGGACGCCGACCTCGGCCGGCTCCTGGCGGCGGCGGACAGGGACGGCAAGGTCATCGCGCCATTCTGCCACGGCCCCGCCGGGCTGCTCAGTGCAACGGACGACGACGGCGCGTTCGTCTTCGCGGGACGTCGCCTCACAGTGTTCACCAATGAGGAAGAGCTGGGCGGCGGCACGGGCGAGAACACGCCGTGGCTGGTGGAGGACGCGCTGAGGGACAAGGGTGCGGTGATCGAAAATGCTGCCGCCTGGACGTCCAACGTGGTCCGGGACGGCAACCTGATCACCGGCCAGAACCCTCAGTCCAGCGAGGACGTGGCCAAGGAAGTCATCAAGGCTCTGGGCTAGTTCTCAACCGCGACAGAGAAGGGGCCCGATCTGGTGACCGGGCCC contains:
- a CDS encoding type 1 glutamine amidotransferase domain-containing protein — translated: MANILMVVSAADSLTMKDGSKHPTGYWAEELVVAHQTLVDAGHTVHIATPGGAKPTVDQVSLAAESTGGEDRAKAFRDYLASIDGELSRPLVLADVDPSGYDAVVMPGGHGPMADLYQDADLGRLLAAADRDGKVIAPFCHGPAGLLSATDDDGAFVFAGRRLTVFTNEEELGGGTGENTPWLVEDALRDKGAVIENAAAWTSNVVRDGNLITGQNPQSSEDVAKEVIKALG
- a CDS encoding aldo/keto reductase, which codes for MSLETTNQLELSETIDLKDLGTVHRLGFGAMRIVGDGVWGEPADRRAAVEVVRRAVELGVDFIDTADSYGPNISEEILAEALYPYKDGLKIATKVGFTRTGPNKWIPVGRPEYLRQQAELSLRKLKVDTLDLLQLHRIDPKVDAEEQFGVLRELQDEGKVRALGLSQVSVAELEAAGKHFTVSTVQNRYNLTDRSSEDVLRYSEENGIGFIPWAPISAGELAQPGGPLDEAAKRLGATTSQVALAWLLRRSPVMMPIPGTGSVKHLEENMAAAGITLDQDTYAELEAAGE
- a CDS encoding LLM class flavin-dependent oxidoreductase produces the protein MTLPLSILDLATIGKGQTAAESFAGSVAMAQSAEKLGYRRVWYAEHHNMSSIASSATSVLIAHVAAQTESIRLGAGGVMLPNHSPLTIAEQFGTLETLHPGRIDLGLGRAPGSDQNTMRALRRDPMSADSFPQDVLELQGYLTGPTRIQGVEATPGKGTNVPLYILGSSLFGARLAAQLGLPYAFASHFAPNALQDAVALYRREFKPSAQLEAPHVIAGVNVIAADSASEAQAMMQATKRARVSLFFGGGREFTDDEADMILDSPQGQHVSQMMTYSAVGTPDVVIDYLDSFGRHADADELIVAHQSTGTEARLRSVELLAEAAGLVQV
- a CDS encoding trehalase-like domain-containing protein — its product is MPTPLNQSVADSALLTRSLPLDMLRAFIQSDAADNGLTPALLAELKVLARVPGLLVACNYGGTLCDAEGISTEILPLGSAAIALRALAALPNTHAAIISGRSLRDLAAVSRLPVEVHLIGSHGAESDMGFAHAQTLATESVLQKVNAALNEAVGFQKGIWIERKPVAVSVHTRPAPPEVVESVTETAREIARAHGLFFIVDGSVLDLSVVEPSKAEALEALRSRLGASAAMFAGDAHSDELAIATLRGPDLGLKVGPGATAAAHRVRDPEAFARVLALLFELRRAWLFGEDAVGLERHTMLGNGSSTALLTPDAKVCWMSHPLPDSGSLFAHILGGDAAGHFSVEPVKASQVLGQRYVDSTMIVETRWADVTVTDYLEPAPDGITSLVRVLTGHGAARITFAPRPDYANAPFSMEARGGELHVVGTSEPIILFAPGVTFSITSDGRHATATAAVNLQDGPVVLNLRCGDTEPQPADPGGETERRAGVALHARQWVQRLVLPSVKPSLVRRSALVLRALVHEPTGAVLAAPTTSLPEGIGGTRNWDYRYCWLRDGSMTVNALVDLGSTAEAAGFLEWLGRILEHAPGPEWLHPLYSVTGAPLSTEAVVDSLPGYAGSRPVRIGNAADHQVQLDVFGPVAELIHALSEREGALADDHWELMVQMASAVLARWHEPDHGIWEARRAARHHVYSKVMCWVTLDRALRTADRHGREPDPAWARMAGTIREEVLREGWDESAKSYTVAYDSPDLDAAVLHIGLSGLLDVTDQRFLDTVTAVERELRVGPTVFRYRYDDGLPGLEGGFHICTTWLIEAYVAVGRIDEAWDLFDQLVNLFGPTGLLPEEYDPGTETHLGNHPQAYSHLGFIRCARLLDEHQGRR